In a single window of the Veillonella sp. genome:
- a CDS encoding septum formation initiator family protein, producing MSQDTMEVQRPKRPRKRVRPNRKAQDQRIILMWIKRIGIGIMVLLLLGQAYRLVAVYQEKQHIEQQLQELKQRNEELEQEKAKLQDPKTIEGVAREELGLVKPGEVPYVK from the coding sequence ATGAGTCAAGACACTATGGAAGTACAACGTCCAAAAAGGCCGCGCAAACGGGTTCGCCCTAATCGCAAAGCGCAGGATCAACGTATTATCCTCATGTGGATCAAGCGAATTGGTATAGGGATTATGGTGCTGCTATTGTTAGGGCAAGCCTATCGCTTGGTGGCTGTATATCAAGAAAAACAACATATTGAGCAACAATTGCAAGAATTAAAACAGCGAAATGAAGAATTAGAACAGGAAAAGGCTAAGTTGCAAGATCCAAAGACCATTGAGGGGGTGGCTCGAGAGGAACTAGGCCTTGTAAAACCTGGTGAAGTACCTTATGTAAAATAG
- a CDS encoding type III pantothenate kinase, producing MLLVIDVGNTNIVLGVYDKTELVGHWRISTDRVRTTDEYGMLMMNLFFHDCKVDVKDIKDIIISSVVPPLMPTLERVCLRYFNVNPLIVGPGTKTGIAIKYDNPREVGADRIVNAVAAHEQYKGDLIIIDFGTATTYCAVKGNGDYMGGVITPGVTISAEALFQRAAKLPRIDVRDPGQVICRNTVSSMQSGMFYGYVGQVEGLVSRMKAEMGDHVTVVATGGLAQLISSATDCIDHVEPMLTLEGLRLIYERNK from the coding sequence ATGTTATTAGTAATTGATGTGGGGAACACCAATATTGTTCTCGGTGTATACGACAAGACAGAGCTTGTAGGTCACTGGCGTATTTCCACGGACCGCGTTCGGACCACCGATGAATATGGCATGTTGATGATGAATTTATTCTTCCACGATTGCAAGGTTGATGTGAAGGATATTAAGGATATCATCATTTCCTCAGTTGTGCCACCGTTGATGCCTACATTAGAACGCGTATGTTTACGTTATTTTAATGTAAATCCTCTCATTGTTGGACCTGGTACTAAGACTGGCATCGCTATTAAGTACGATAATCCTCGTGAAGTAGGGGCTGACCGAATCGTAAATGCTGTGGCAGCTCATGAACAATATAAAGGTGATTTAATCATTATCGACTTTGGTACAGCTACTACCTATTGTGCTGTTAAAGGCAATGGCGATTATATGGGCGGTGTAATTACTCCAGGCGTTACAATTTCTGCGGAGGCTCTGTTCCAACGGGCTGCTAAATTGCCACGTATTGATGTAAGAGACCCTGGTCAAGTGATTTGTCGCAACACCGTATCTTCTATGCAGTCTGGTATGTTCTATGGCTATGTAGGCCAAGTGGAAGGTCTTGTATCTCGTATGAAAGCCGAAATGGGCGATCATGTAACTGTTGTGGCTACAGGTGGTTTGGCACAGCTTATCAGCAGCGCTACAGACTGCATTGACCATGTAGAGCCTATGCTTACATTAGAAGGCTTACGTCTTATTTACGAAAGAAATAAATAA
- a CDS encoding biotin--[acetyl-CoA-carboxylase] ligase — protein MRDEVLEFLRQNQGSFVSGQDMSEACHVSRTAIWKHIKALRQKGYKIESYTKRGYRLLEEPDLLSPLAMKQILKTDVFGKRYVYMDTTESTNLEARRLAQQGAEEGTVVVTEEQAAGRGRLSRGWYSPFGKGLWFSLILRPDFAPVEAPKCTLMAAVALTKAFHKMGLTDAGIKWPNDILVNGRKLVGILTEMSGSMEEISYIVMGIGVNVKTKQEELPEELKLIATSLTMEGIDIERTEAFKIILESLEHQYYEVLDSGFEETLNEWRQLSVTLGEEIEVRAPGNTYEGVATDIDEDGNLLVRIPDGTVKRIVAGDVSIRPRK, from the coding sequence ATGCGTGATGAAGTATTAGAATTCTTGAGACAAAACCAAGGTAGTTTCGTATCGGGACAAGATATGTCAGAAGCGTGTCATGTTTCGCGCACAGCTATTTGGAAACATATCAAAGCATTACGTCAAAAAGGCTACAAAATAGAATCTTATACCAAGAGGGGGTATCGATTATTGGAGGAACCTGATTTGTTGAGTCCATTAGCAATGAAGCAAATCTTAAAAACAGATGTATTTGGCAAACGGTATGTCTATATGGACACTACCGAATCTACAAACCTAGAAGCTCGTCGTTTAGCACAACAAGGTGCAGAAGAAGGTACTGTTGTTGTTACAGAGGAACAAGCTGCTGGCCGCGGTCGTTTGTCTCGTGGATGGTATTCCCCATTCGGAAAAGGTCTATGGTTTAGTCTCATTTTACGCCCTGACTTTGCACCAGTAGAAGCACCGAAGTGTACATTGATGGCAGCCGTGGCATTAACAAAGGCATTTCATAAAATGGGCCTTACAGATGCGGGTATTAAATGGCCAAATGATATTCTTGTAAATGGTCGTAAATTAGTTGGTATTTTAACTGAAATGTCCGGATCTATGGAGGAAATCTCCTATATTGTTATGGGCATAGGTGTCAATGTTAAGACTAAACAAGAAGAACTACCAGAAGAATTGAAGTTAATTGCTACGTCATTAACAATGGAAGGCATTGATATTGAACGGACAGAAGCTTTTAAAATTATTTTGGAATCCTTAGAACATCAATATTATGAAGTACTTGATAGTGGCTTTGAGGAAACTCTAAATGAATGGCGCCAATTATCGGTAACCCTTGGCGAAGAAATTGAAGTGAGAGCACCAGGAAATACCTATGAAGGGGTAGCTACAGATATTGATGAAGATGGTAACTTATTAGTAAGAATCCCTGATGGGACAGTTAAACGTATTGTGGCAGGGGACGTGTCAATTCGTCCGCGCAAATAG
- the tilS gene encoding tRNA lysidine(34) synthetase TilS, producing MNVKALVRTVNHTLKSHNLFPENSRILVACSGGPDSMALLHLLKDIAIHRHTTYEIGVAIVDHCIRPESKEEVLWLQHQVEALGLPFYSATFDVPRLSKEQKMSEETMGRQVRYQWLTEVAQSENYDYVAVAHHKDDQAESILAHIIRGSGLNGLTGMTVVSSEYATPVIRPLLDVTKETLLAYLEVKGISYCVDCTNEDVRYQRNRIRHRIIPELEAINPNVVDAIARLGNSVHEDVLVMSDLTEQAFEKLVTIGADGVSLSRRALRQESLAIQRRLWQRIVGAVDSDITLTSAHQDQLLDIVNTGEEKTFTIKSIKVTAQCDTIKVYCEH from the coding sequence GTGAATGTGAAAGCACTCGTTCGAACCGTTAATCACACCTTAAAATCGCATAATTTATTTCCAGAAAATAGTCGAATCTTAGTGGCGTGCTCCGGTGGGCCTGATTCAATGGCTCTATTGCACTTATTGAAAGACATTGCCATACATCGGCATACAACGTATGAAATAGGTGTGGCTATCGTAGATCACTGCATTCGTCCTGAAAGCAAGGAAGAGGTTTTGTGGCTCCAACATCAAGTGGAAGCTTTAGGACTACCATTTTATTCTGCTACATTTGATGTGCCTCGCTTGAGCAAGGAACAAAAAATGTCTGAAGAAACTATGGGGCGTCAAGTACGGTATCAATGGCTTACAGAGGTTGCACAGTCTGAAAACTATGATTATGTTGCGGTGGCTCATCACAAGGATGATCAAGCGGAGTCGATTCTAGCACATATCATCAGAGGTTCTGGATTAAATGGGTTGACAGGGATGACCGTAGTAAGTTCTGAATATGCTACTCCTGTAATTAGACCACTGTTAGATGTTACAAAAGAAACCTTATTGGCTTATTTAGAGGTGAAGGGGATTTCCTATTGTGTTGATTGTACGAATGAAGATGTGCGATACCAACGAAATAGGATTCGGCATCGCATTATACCTGAGTTAGAAGCTATTAACCCTAATGTAGTAGATGCTATTGCTAGATTGGGAAATTCCGTACATGAAGATGTATTAGTTATGTCTGATTTAACGGAGCAAGCTTTTGAAAAACTTGTGACTATAGGTGCTGATGGGGTGAGCTTATCTCGCCGTGCCTTACGGCAAGAATCATTGGCGATACAACGGCGCTTATGGCAGCGCATAGTGGGTGCTGTGGACTCAGATATAACGCTGACATCAGCTCATCAAGATCAATTACTCGATATTGTTAACACCGGGGAAGAGAAAACTTTCACTATTAAAAGTATAAAAGTAACCGCTCAATGTGATACAATAAAAGTATATTGCGAACATTAA
- the hpt gene encoding hypoxanthine phosphoribosyltransferase, with the protein MHQDAKEILYTAEQLQARVAELGKAISEDYKNESVVLVGVLKGAVVFFTDLARAIDDSVDVSFDFISCSSYGSGTTSTGVVRILKDLDRSVEGKHVLVVEDIVDTGTTLHYLLENLHARGAKSVRLAALLNKPDRRKMDVNVDYVGFIIPDYFVIGYGLDYAEKYRHLPYIGILKEEMYQN; encoded by the coding sequence ATGCATCAAGATGCAAAAGAGATTTTATATACAGCGGAACAATTACAAGCTCGTGTAGCAGAGTTGGGTAAAGCAATTAGCGAAGACTATAAAAATGAATCAGTCGTGCTTGTAGGGGTGTTAAAGGGCGCTGTCGTTTTCTTTACAGACTTAGCACGCGCTATTGATGATAGTGTAGATGTAAGTTTTGACTTTATTTCTTGCTCTAGCTATGGTAGCGGCACAACAAGTACAGGGGTAGTACGAATTTTAAAAGATTTAGATCGCTCTGTAGAGGGTAAGCATGTACTCGTTGTTGAAGATATCGTAGACACTGGTACAACATTACATTACTTACTAGAAAATTTACATGCTCGTGGGGCTAAAAGCGTGCGCCTTGCAGCGTTGTTGAATAAACCAGATCGCCGTAAGATGGACGTAAATGTTGACTATGTAGGCTTTATTATTCCTGATTACTTTGTTATCGGTTATGGTTTAGACTACGCTGAAAAATATCGTCATTTACCATATATCGGTATTTTGAAGGAAGAAATGTATCAAAATTAA
- the folK gene encoding 2-amino-4-hydroxy-6-hydroxymethyldihydropteridine diphosphokinase: MYTYYISVGSNIGDKRGHINLALQSLQDHDAVSKVISSPLIETEPWGYTDQDIFVNGMWLCESSLAPHQMLSLLQSLEQGAGRERHIHWGPRTLDLDIILAFDEKGTMISICDESLTVPHPYFWDRTFVLEPLHELLPTFTYKGMTIGERLTQLS, translated from the coding sequence ATGTATACCTATTACATCAGTGTAGGTTCAAATATTGGTGATAAACGGGGGCACATTAATTTGGCTCTTCAATCATTACAGGATCATGATGCGGTTTCAAAGGTCATTAGTTCGCCCTTAATCGAAACCGAACCCTGGGGATATACGGATCAGGATATCTTTGTTAATGGTATGTGGCTTTGTGAAAGTTCTTTAGCCCCTCATCAAATGTTAAGTTTATTACAGTCCTTAGAACAGGGGGCTGGACGTGAACGACACATTCATTGGGGCCCACGTACATTGGATTTAGATATTATTTTAGCTTTTGATGAGAAGGGGACTATGATTTCCATTTGTGATGAAAGCCTTACTGTACCACATCCTTACTTTTGGGATCGTACCTTTGTCTTAGAACCTTTACATGAGTTGTTACCAACTTTTACATATAAAGGAATGACCATTGGCGAGAGACTAACTCAGTTAAGCTGA
- a CDS encoding threonine/serine exporter ThrE family protein — translation MQQFTLKEKNEVLENPFIHIHRKLDVLLNIGKLLMECGADTNRIIEEMLKAATFMGIPHNYLNIHISYTTIMVNLLHKERSITVFRKTPVHVPNMAMINAVSKLTWRAFERHYSLTTYEQLISKLDSTIPVYPDWIKGIACALGSAGLAFLYSGDMIAFIVTIICSLIGYFTRTLSVRLGCNEYVGIALGGFAAMVSAYGFYSHIEQDSLVYVLVCCTLFMIPGVPLINAVIDTINNHILSGITRAIRTILIVGSMTLGMAMALYFSPMPAFSFVDIKPHVLSIEQIIGSFMAAASFAVLFNAPVRLLLSIGIGGVLCVFIRNLLAVELGFSIAGATFVGAAVMSIIYVKVSTWLKTSSTIIIVPSAIALMPGILYYRFLFDILHINALNESGLVYMVQNGVTGILTIVGIAVGVAIPNVLAQKYLKSLKERRIQEYLATRHINDGQ, via the coding sequence ATGCAACAATTTACATTAAAAGAAAAAAATGAAGTTCTAGAGAACCCATTTATCCATATTCACAGAAAACTTGATGTTCTATTAAACATAGGCAAGTTACTTATGGAATGTGGTGCTGATACAAATCGGATCATTGAAGAGATGTTAAAAGCTGCCACATTTATGGGGATACCTCATAATTATTTAAATATTCATATTTCATATACCACTATCATGGTAAATCTATTACACAAAGAACGGTCCATAACGGTGTTCAGAAAAACACCAGTTCATGTTCCCAATATGGCCATGATCAATGCCGTATCTAAACTTACATGGCGCGCCTTCGAACGACATTACTCACTCACAACCTATGAACAGCTCATTTCAAAATTAGATTCTACCATTCCTGTATATCCTGATTGGATAAAGGGTATTGCATGTGCACTAGGCTCTGCAGGGCTCGCCTTTCTATATAGTGGTGATATGATAGCTTTTATAGTAACAATTATATGTTCTCTAATCGGCTATTTCACACGTACTCTATCCGTGCGTTTAGGCTGTAATGAGTATGTAGGTATTGCATTAGGTGGATTTGCCGCTATGGTTTCTGCCTACGGTTTCTATTCACATATTGAACAGGATTCATTAGTTTATGTTCTCGTATGCTGTACCTTATTTATGATTCCAGGGGTACCTCTTATCAATGCTGTCATTGATACAATAAACAACCATATCCTATCGGGTATTACACGAGCCATTAGAACAATTCTTATCGTAGGTAGTATGACCTTAGGTATGGCCATGGCCTTATACTTTAGTCCAATGCCGGCCTTTAGTTTTGTAGACATTAAACCTCATGTACTATCCATTGAACAGATTATAGGTTCTTTTATGGCCGCTGCGTCATTCGCTGTTTTATTTAACGCTCCTGTACGCCTCTTGCTCTCGATCGGTATTGGCGGTGTATTATGTGTATTCATTCGCAATTTACTAGCTGTTGAATTGGGCTTCTCTATTGCTGGGGCCACCTTTGTAGGGGCCGCTGTGATGAGTATTATTTATGTAAAAGTTTCAACTTGGCTTAAAACATCTAGTACGATCATCATCGTGCCGTCTGCTATCGCATTAATGCCAGGGATTCTATATTATCGTTTTCTTTTCGATATTCTTCACATCAATGCACTCAATGAATCCGGCCTTGTTTATATGGTACAAAATGGTGTAACAGGTATTTTAACCATCGTTGGCATCGCTGTCGGTGTGGCCATACCAAATGTATTAGCACAGAAATACTTAAAATCACTTAAGGAACGTCGCATACAAGAATATTTAGCAACCCGTCACATCAACGATGGACAATAA
- a CDS encoding GlsB/YeaQ/YmgE family stress response membrane protein, producing MLWSIIVGGFIGFVAGRITKKSQSMGIILRVIAGLVGASVGQALLGTWGPSLAGMALIPSIVGAVIVIAVVSFFTGRD from the coding sequence ATGCTTTGGTCAATTATTGTAGGCGGATTCATTGGTTTTGTAGCTGGTCGCATTACTAAAAAATCGCAAAGTATGGGGATTATTCTTCGTGTTATTGCTGGTTTAGTTGGTGCTTCCGTAGGCCAAGCGTTGCTTGGTACATGGGGTCCAAGTCTTGCGGGCATGGCATTGATTCCGTCTATCGTTGGTGCAGTTATCGTGATTGCTGTAGTCAGCTTCTTTACTGGACGAGACTAA
- a CDS encoding phosphatase, producing MKLAIIDIGSNSVRLLLATYENNIWHYEPKQLWTTRLGQRNADGTLRSESMESSYQAFKDIKELADKYGADYCFGFATSAVREAQNGLEFMERITEYCPMEWRILSGDEEAIYGFNGALGDQLNDGRHYTTIDIGGGSTELALGNKDGVYWSRSYPVGAVRLQSMSDEGPQRVWEETRYLWDPMMIQGEFGEFIGIGGTLTTLAAIDLGLETYDGTKVQGHKLSRETVEGIILNLRYMSRDERLQVKGLPAGRADIIVAGAEILTSFMDAYEVPHVFVSDQDGMEAMARECESTRSNR from the coding sequence ATGAAGTTAGCTATTATCGATATTGGATCTAATTCAGTGCGCTTATTATTGGCTACCTATGAAAATAATATATGGCACTATGAGCCAAAACAGTTATGGACTACTCGGTTGGGACAACGAAATGCAGATGGCACATTGCGATCTGAATCGATGGAGTCATCGTATCAGGCTTTTAAGGATATTAAAGAGCTGGCAGACAAATATGGTGCGGACTATTGCTTTGGTTTTGCTACTAGCGCTGTTCGTGAGGCTCAAAATGGGCTTGAATTTATGGAGCGAATCACCGAATACTGCCCTATGGAATGGCGAATTTTATCAGGTGATGAAGAGGCCATTTATGGATTTAATGGTGCCTTGGGAGATCAGTTGAATGACGGTCGTCATTATACGACTATCGATATTGGTGGTGGCAGTACAGAACTCGCTTTAGGAAATAAAGACGGCGTATATTGGAGTCGTTCCTATCCAGTGGGAGCGGTACGTTTACAATCTATGTCTGACGAAGGACCTCAACGGGTATGGGAAGAAACTCGATACCTTTGGGACCCAATGATGATTCAAGGCGAATTTGGTGAATTTATTGGCATCGGCGGTACGTTAACGACGCTAGCGGCTATAGATTTAGGTCTTGAAACTTATGATGGTACAAAGGTGCAAGGTCATAAATTAAGTCGCGAAACAGTAGAGGGCATCATTCTAAACTTACGTTACATGAGTCGCGACGAGAGATTACAGGTAAAAGGTTTACCTGCAGGCCGTGCTGATATCATTGTAGCTGGTGCAGAAATTTTGACGTCCTTTATGGATGCCTATGAGGTTCCTCATGTATTTGTGAGCGATCAAGATGGTATGGAGGCGATGGCCCGTGAATGTGAAAGCACTCGTTCGAACCGTTAA
- a CDS encoding S1 RNA-binding domain-containing protein, with product MAIEVGNIIDGTVSGITKFGVFVDLGEKQTGLVHISEVAHGYVEDINTVLKVEDPVKVKVLSIEGNKIGLSIRQTQPKETASEERRPRRVQSKQSTEAFEAKMKSFLRDSNERLHDLKRNTEGKRGGRGGRRD from the coding sequence ATGGCAATCGAAGTTGGTAACATTATTGATGGTACCGTATCCGGTATTACAAAGTTCGGCGTATTTGTTGATTTAGGAGAGAAACAAACCGGTCTAGTTCATATTTCTGAAGTAGCTCATGGGTATGTCGAAGATATTAATACCGTATTAAAGGTTGAAGATCCAGTAAAGGTTAAGGTTTTATCTATTGAAGGTAACAAAATTGGCCTTTCTATTCGTCAGACACAACCTAAAGAGACAGCAAGTGAAGAACGACGTCCTCGTCGTGTTCAATCTAAACAAAGTACAGAGGCTTTTGAAGCCAAAATGAAATCATTCTTGCGCGATAGCAATGAACGATTGCATGATTTAAAACGCAATACAGAAGGTAAACGCGGAGGCCGAGGCGGTCGTCGAGATTAA
- the folB gene encoding dihydroneopterin aldolase, with protein sequence MDKIVLKNMAFYGFHGNLASEQEQGQRFFVDVEITTDLTKAGQSDQLEDSINYVEVYDTVESVMTGEKHNLLERLGALIADSLYQHYQGIVGLSVTVRKPSVPIAGILDYVEVVTTRGQI encoded by the coding sequence ATGGATAAAATCGTTTTAAAGAACATGGCATTTTACGGATTTCATGGGAATTTGGCATCTGAACAAGAACAGGGACAACGATTCTTTGTAGATGTTGAAATTACTACAGATCTTACAAAGGCCGGTCAAAGTGACCAGTTAGAGGATTCTATCAATTATGTAGAGGTATATGACACTGTAGAATCTGTTATGACTGGAGAAAAACATAATTTGTTAGAACGGTTGGGAGCACTTATTGCCGATTCTTTATACCAACATTATCAAGGCATTGTTGGCTTATCTGTAACGGTGCGCAAACCATCTGTACCGATTGCAGGTATTCTAGATTATGTTGAGGTTGTCACTACACGAGGTCAAATTTGA
- the ftsH gene encoding ATP-dependent zinc metalloprotease FtsH, translating to MGRFTKNIVLYLLIIAAFVIAIDAFSGQSANKSELSYTGFIQQVQQKKVESVTITNDHGIKGKLKNGTEFNSYAPTDETLIKTLQDNGVEITAAPPEQPAWWMSLLGSAIPIIILVVLFFFIMQQTQGGGGRVMNFGKSRAKLMGEGNVKVSFKDVAGAEEAKQELEEVVEFLKDPGKFTAIGAKIPKGVLLAGPPGTGKTLLAKAVAGEAGVPFFTISGSDFVEMFVGVGASRVRDLFTQAKKNAPCIIFIDEIDAVGRQRGAGLGGGHDEREQTLNQLLVEMDGFGANEGIITIAATNRPDILDPALLRPGRFDRQVIVGRPDLRGREAILKVHARNKPLADDVDLKTIAKKTPGFTGADLSNLLNEAALLAARLNKKVITMAEVEEASEKVSMGPERRSHIVSDKDRKLTAYHESGHAIVAHLLPHADPVHKVTIIPRGAAGGYTMMLPTEEQNYKTKSQLLADIRVALGGRVAEALILDEISTGASGDLQSVTNTARAMVTRWGMSDELGPIVFGEQQEQVFLGKNLGHERNYSEEIAAKIDTEIHRIVEDAYKDVTKLLSDNEKFLHDMANALLEEETIDAKAVDNLYKYGTTKAPEIEEPKATLEAAGIVVPEVVDANEHTSTVEAPSETPSNEIK from the coding sequence TTGGGTCGATTTACAAAAAATATCGTCCTTTATTTACTTATCATTGCCGCTTTCGTTATCGCCATTGACGCTTTCTCTGGTCAAAGTGCGAATAAATCTGAATTAAGCTACACAGGATTTATTCAACAAGTACAACAGAAAAAGGTTGAGTCCGTAACGATTACCAATGATCATGGTATTAAAGGTAAACTAAAAAATGGAACAGAATTCAATTCTTATGCGCCAACTGATGAAACATTAATTAAAACATTACAAGATAATGGCGTTGAAATTACAGCAGCGCCACCTGAGCAACCAGCTTGGTGGATGAGCCTTTTAGGTTCTGCTATTCCTATTATCATCTTGGTAGTGTTGTTCTTCTTCATTATGCAACAAACACAAGGTGGCGGTGGCCGAGTGATGAACTTTGGTAAAAGCCGTGCTAAATTGATGGGTGAAGGTAATGTTAAGGTTAGCTTCAAAGATGTAGCAGGTGCGGAAGAAGCAAAACAAGAATTAGAAGAAGTAGTAGAATTTTTGAAGGACCCAGGCAAATTTACAGCTATCGGTGCTAAAATTCCGAAAGGTGTATTGTTAGCGGGACCTCCAGGTACTGGTAAAACATTGCTTGCTAAAGCTGTTGCTGGTGAAGCAGGCGTACCATTCTTTACGATTTCTGGTTCTGACTTCGTAGAAATGTTCGTAGGTGTTGGTGCATCTCGTGTACGTGATCTTTTCACACAAGCGAAAAAGAATGCGCCATGTATTATCTTCATCGACGAAATTGATGCGGTTGGTCGCCAACGTGGCGCAGGTCTTGGTGGTGGTCACGATGAACGTGAACAAACATTGAACCAATTGCTCGTTGAAATGGATGGCTTCGGTGCTAACGAAGGTATTATTACTATCGCAGCTACAAACCGCCCAGATATTCTTGACCCAGCGCTCTTGCGTCCAGGTCGTTTTGACCGTCAAGTTATCGTAGGTCGTCCAGACTTACGCGGTCGTGAAGCAATCTTAAAAGTTCACGCTCGTAACAAGCCGTTGGCTGACGATGTAGACTTGAAAACAATTGCGAAGAAAACACCAGGCTTTACTGGTGCCGACTTAAGTAACTTGTTAAATGAAGCGGCTTTATTAGCGGCTCGTCTTAACAAAAAAGTAATCACTATGGCTGAAGTTGAAGAAGCTAGTGAAAAGGTTAGCATGGGTCCTGAACGCCGCAGTCACATTGTGAGTGATAAGGATCGCAAGTTAACAGCGTACCATGAATCTGGTCATGCTATTGTGGCACATTTGTTGCCTCATGCAGATCCTGTTCATAAGGTAACAATCATTCCTCGTGGTGCAGCAGGTGGTTACACTATGATGCTTCCTACAGAGGAACAAAACTACAAAACAAAATCTCAATTATTAGCGGATATTCGCGTAGCCCTTGGCGGTCGTGTGGCAGAGGCTTTGATTTTGGATGAAATCAGTACAGGTGCTTCTGGTGACCTTCAAAGTGTAACGAATACAGCGCGTGCCATGGTAACGCGTTGGGGTATGAGCGATGAGCTTGGTCCTATCGTATTTGGTGAACAACAAGAACAAGTATTCTTGGGTAAAAACCTTGGCCATGAACGCAACTACAGTGAAGAAATTGCTGCAAAAATCGATACTGAAATTCATCGTATCGTTGAAGATGCTTATAAAGATGTAACAAAACTTCTTAGCGATAACGAAAAATTCTTACATGATATGGCAAATGCTCTATTAGAGGAAGAAACAATCGATGCAAAAGCGGTAGATAATCTTTACAAATATGGTACAACAAAAGCTCCTGAAATAGAGGAACCTAAAGCTACGTTAGAAGCAGCAGGTATTGTAGTACCAGAGGTTGTTGACGCTAATGAGCACACTTCTACAGTGGAAGCTCCTAGTGAAACACCTTCTAACGAAATTAAATAA
- a CDS encoding L-lactate dehydrogenase: protein MKLRKVGIIGTGHVGSHVAFSLALQGEVDELYMMDIDEKKAKAQAMDINDAVSYIPHKVTATAGPIEECGDCDVLVFSAGPLPNLYQDRLESLGDTVEVLKDVIPRIKKSGFDGFIISISNPADVVATYLCKHLNWNPKRIISSGTALDSARLQKELARIFNISNRTITAYCLGEHGGSAMVPWSHVYVQGKPLVELQQELPHRFPTLDHTQVLDDVKIGGYHVLAGKGSTEFGIASATTELIRAVFHDEKKVLPCSCYLDGQYGEEGIFASTPAVIGKDGIEDVFELKLTEEELALFKKSCAVIREYAHKAESL from the coding sequence ATGAAGTTACGTAAAGTAGGTATTATTGGCACTGGACATGTAGGTTCTCATGTAGCATTTTCTCTTGCTCTACAAGGTGAAGTAGATGAATTGTATATGATGGATATTGATGAGAAAAAAGCTAAGGCCCAAGCCATGGATATAAATGATGCGGTTAGCTATATTCCTCACAAAGTGACAGCTACTGCTGGCCCAATTGAAGAATGTGGTGATTGCGATGTTCTCGTATTTAGTGCAGGTCCTTTACCAAATTTATACCAAGATCGCTTAGAAAGTCTTGGTGATACCGTTGAGGTTCTAAAGGATGTTATCCCTCGAATTAAAAAGTCCGGCTTTGATGGGTTTATTATTTCTATCTCTAATCCTGCCGACGTTGTAGCTACTTATTTATGTAAACATTTAAATTGGAATCCAAAACGCATTATTTCCAGTGGTACAGCCTTAGATTCTGCACGGTTACAAAAAGAATTGGCTCGCATTTTTAATATCAGTAATCGTACAATTACAGCCTATTGCTTAGGTGAACATGGCGGTAGTGCTATGGTGCCATGGTCTCATGTATATGTACAAGGAAAACCTCTCGTAGAATTGCAACAAGAATTGCCTCATAGATTCCCGACACTTGACCATACACAAGTACTAGATGATGTTAAAATTGGCGGTTATCATGTATTGGCCGGTAAAGGTTCTACTGAGTTTGGTATTGCCAGTGCCACTACAGAATTAATTCGCGCTGTATTCCATGATGAAAAGAAAGTATTGCCATGTTCTTGCTATCTAGACGGACAATATGGTGAAGAAGGTATCTTTGCATCTACACCAGCGGTTATTGGTAAAGATGGCATTGAAGATGTATTTGAATTAAAGCTTACCGAAGAGGAATTAGCTTTATTTAAAAAGTCTTGCGCAGTTATTCGTGAATACGCTCATAAAGCAGAGTCTTTGTAA